In the genome of Nitrososphaerota archaeon, the window GTTCAAGCACGCGATCGAATTCAGGCACAAGTCCTGGTTCACCCCTGAGGTGTATGCCCTTCTCCGGAAGAACAACATCGCCATGGTCTGGTCCCTCAACCAGTACCTCGAGACGCCGCCGGAAGTGACTGCGGATTTCATCTACATGCGGATGGTGGGGGACAGAGAGCTGACCGAGTTCACCGGCATTCAGAAGGACCGCTCCGAGGACATGAAGCGCTGGGCCTCGGTCGTCCAGGACACCTCAGGCAAGTTCGAGTCGGGCTACATCTTCTTCAACAACCACTTCGCTGGATTCAGCCCCGAGTCGTCAAACGAATTCCGCAGGCTCCTCGGACTGATGGAACTTGATTGGAAGGCGCAGGGGAACCATCAACAGACGCTCTTCGGGTCATAGGTAGCCCATGGAGACCGAGCGCAGGGCAATCCTCCACGTCGACCTGGACGCCTTCTACGTCTCTGCCGAGGTGAGGGAGAACCCGAAGCTGAAGGGCTTGCCGGTGGTAGTGGGCGCAGACCCGGAAGGAGGAAAGGGCAGGGGGGTCGTCGTAGCCTGCTCCTACGAGGCGAGGAAGTTCGGCCTCCGGTCCGGGATGCCGATATCTCAGGCCTACAGACTCTGCCGGGACGCGGTCTACATGCGCCCGAACTGGGGGCTCTACGAACGGGTTTCGGAGGAGGTCATGGCGACTCTCAAGAGCTCCGCGGACAGGTTCGAGCAGGCCAGCATCGACGAAGCGTTCCTCGACGTCTCCAGCAGAGGAAGAGACGGAGAATCAGCGAAGACCGTCGCACTTGAAGTCAAGAAATCGGTGAAGGAGAAGCACGGACTCACCTGCTCCGTCGGAGTCGCCCCAAACAAATCCGCCGCGAAGATTGCGTCCGACAGGAACAAGCCTGACGGATTGACGGTCGTCCCCTTCGACGACGTCCCTGGGTTCCTCGCCCCTCTGCCCGCGGGCGTCGTTCCCGGCATAGGTCCGAAGACCCGCGAATTCCTAAAAGAGAAAGGGATTGAAACCGTAGGCCAGATTCAAGCCCTCGGCGGCAAACAACTCCTCACTTGGTTCGGTAAGAACGGCGTCTGGCTCTGGGGAGTGGTGCACGGCCAGGAGAACGTGGAGGTCAGGCAGCAGGAGATGCCGAAATCGCTCAGCGTGGAGAGGACTTTCAAGGAGGACGTCAAGGACTTCCGAGAGGTGAGAAGAGAGGCGGCTGACGCCGTCTCGGAGCTCATGAGGCGGGTGCGGTCGTCGAAGCTCGCCTACAGAGTCGGAAGTATCAAGATCAGGTTCAGGGGCTTCGAGACCCACACCCGGGAGAAGACCCTCGTCAGCCACACCGAGAGCGAGGAGGCGCTTCAGGAGACGGTCGAGGCCCTTCTCGACGAATTCGAAACGGAAGGCAGGCCAGTGAGACTGGTCGGCGTCCGAGTGGCAGACCTTCAGCGCATCTCTTCGGATTCGTCGAGGCTCGACGACTGGGCCAAGGCCTGAGGAGGCCCAGGTCCTTCTTCGGGAAGCCTCGCGTCCTTGAACAGGAACCAGTACAGGCTGATGCCGACCACGTAGAGCACGGTTGCGATATAGAACGGCAGGGCGAGGAAGCCTCTGTCTATCAAGAAGTAACCAACGTAGAGTGACAACGAATTCGGCAGCCTCCATAGCGACGCGGTTATTCCCGAGGCCATCCCCCTCTCATCTGGCGAGACCAGGCCCATGATGAGCGACTGGGTGAGGGGATTGGAGAGGTTCATCAAGAAGACCCTTACCAGATAGAGCGAAGCCGCGATAGAGAACGTGGGTGACGATGGTATCAAGACCATGAACACCGTCGAACTCCCCTGAGTCAGCACCGTGGCCTTGACGAGCCCCAGCCTCCGTGCCAACCTTGGCGACAAGAATACAACTCCGGCTGTCAGTAGACTAGTGAGGCCGAGAACAGGGCCGCTCACCGCGTCGGACACGCCATAGGCCTTGGAGAACCAGTAGGCCATCAGAGGGACAAAGAGACCTGCTCCGACTGCTATGAGTACGCTGTAAGTGATGAATCGTTTCAGTACGCGGCCAGACTTCCGAGGTAGTATCTCCTTCCTTTTCGCGCCTACAGCGCTCTCCTTAATTCTGAATATCAACGGCGTAATCGATAGATTGAGCAGACCTATGGCCACATAGAGGACGATGTGAGCCTGTTTTGTATCCAGCCCAACGCTCTGGAACGCCACCACCGAAGAG includes:
- the dinB gene encoding DNA polymerase IV, with amino-acid sequence METERRAILHVDLDAFYVSAEVRENPKLKGLPVVVGADPEGGKGRGVVVACSYEARKFGLRSGMPISQAYRLCRDAVYMRPNWGLYERVSEEVMATLKSSADRFEQASIDEAFLDVSSRGRDGESAKTVALEVKKSVKEKHGLTCSVGVAPNKSAAKIASDRNKPDGLTVVPFDDVPGFLAPLPAGVVPGIGPKTREFLKEKGIETVGQIQALGGKQLLTWFGKNGVWLWGVVHGQENVEVRQQEMPKSLSVERTFKEDVKDFREVRREAADAVSELMRRVRSSKLAYRVGSIKIRFRGFETHTREKTLVSHTESEEALQETVEALLDEFETEGRPVRLVGVRVADLQRISSDSSRLDDWAKA
- a CDS encoding MFS transporter; protein product: MFSEYRGIPWQARLLIYLSFIPNIAIGFIYTDLSFFLPNIQGLAPTTAGLIITVMGLTLVGESIPLGVVADRYGRRKMLVIGNLCASLSLVGFALTTNLALLLIVAILEGTGEAAYAVSVGALLAEKAGDQKRTAAFSLLAFLGWIAGALGGFVISSVVAFQSVGLDTKQAHIVLYVAIGLLNLSITPLIFRIKESAVGAKRKEILPRKSGRVLKRFITYSVLIAVGAGLFVPLMAYWFSKAYGVSDAVSGPVLGLTSLLTAGVVFLSPRLARRLGLVKATVLTQGSSTVFMVLIPSSPTFSIAASLYLVRVFLMNLSNPLTQSLIMGLVSPDERGMASGITASLWRLPNSLSLYVGYFLIDRGFLALPFYIATVLYVVGISLYWFLFKDARLPEEGPGPPQALAQSSSLDESEEMR